The genomic window TCGCCGAATCCACAACCACTATGGAAGACCTTTGGTTTCAACCGTTTATTTGGACAGATTATCGACTCGCCGTTCTTTTTACAGTCATTATCCCCCTAATTTTAACGATTTGGGCATTAATGAAACAAGTTGATGCTATCGGGCGTTTATTAATCATCTATTGGCGGGTGGCTAGTTTATTATTGATTACGGTTTATTTATTAGCTCCTGGTTGGGTTGGAGAAAATACCCCTTTTGAAGCATTTTGCGGACAAATAGGCTTTATTACTGGTTTAGCTGCTCGTATCCTCATCCCTGTTTCTTTATGGTTTTGGGTAGATTTGAATGATGAAATTAAAGATTTACCTTGGAGTTTCCTGAAATTGATGGTAACCTCCTGGCGTTGGGCTGTCACGGTTTACGGTAGCATTAGTGCCATCGTTCACGTCCCCTTTCTTTCCTGTGCCATGTCTGGCAGCACTTTAGAGACTCCCTTTTGTCAAGTTTGGCTACAAGCACCCGTTGGCTACTGGTCTATGGTGCATGGGGACGCAACCCCAGGTTTTATGGGATTTATGGGTTTACTGGGATTATCTATTTATGTTCTCTATTTTGCTTATTTCTTATTGGTTCGTCTGGGAAAACAAGGAAGATCGGCCTTAGAACATTAAATGAGAGAGTATCAGGGTGAAACTTATGTTTCTTTCGGTAGAGGGGAGCAAGATTATCTCTTGTTTTGATCATAACTAGAAGCAAAACAAGGAGATAAATTCTTATGAGTACCCAAGATAGAGTTGAAGCAACCAAAAGCAATATTGAAGGAAAAGCCCAAGAGGCCATGGGAGAAATCACAGGTGATCCTCAAGATAAAGCTAAAGGTGAAGCCAAACAAGAAAAAGCAAAAGCCCAACACGCTGTAGAAGATGCCAAAGACAAAGTAAAACAAGCTCTTGACTAATCATTTCTCAGCATAAAAATTAAAAGCAGGAATGGTGTTAATCTTCCTGCTTTTTAAGGTGTTTTGCCAATAGACATCTCCAAGAATCCATAACCCAGTTACAGCAATGAAAACAGGCAGATTAAACTTGAAGTCAAAATTAGCCTTCAGAACGAATTAATAAGGGGTTGAAGGAATTAACTCTAATTTGGACATAAAACTATGGCTCATTATAACGTCAATTACCTCTCCAGATTGGGAGGATTCTATTATTTTCAAAATCAAGGAACTAATTCTCAACCGAACTAATCCACAAACGGTTAACAAAACCGATTTATATCGACTCTTATGTAAGCGAAATCTTTCTTGAACTACTTTAAATACTTTGACAACTCGAATTAAATGCTCAACAAAAATCCGATTAGATGATAAAGCTTTATTTTCTTTTATTTGAGCTTCAGTTAATTCTCTTTTCTTAGTTTTTTTATGCGGAGTGATAATTTGAGTCTCTCCAATGTAGGCTTTATCAGCACTAAAAGTTTGGTTTATCTTGAATTTATTTAAAGTTTGCCGACAGATGTTAATGTCACTTGTCGGCCCAGGTTTTCCAATTACTACATCAATAATATCTTCAGCTTTTGGCAAGACAACGAATTGACTTTTTAAAGTATGTCTTTTCTGCTTACCCTGTCTCTTGGTGCGCGTTCCCTAGGCGATTACGAATCGCCGGGGTCGCACCGCAATAATATTTTTTTTGTTCTTGATAATCTGAAGGTCTTTCAATAGCCTGTTCTGCGCTGTCTACAATCAATTCATAATCAGTTAACATTTCAAGAACTATTTCTTTTTCTTCTTGAAACTTTTTTATTTGTTCTAATAAACTTGGTGGTAACTCTCCTTCAAAAAGTGTTTGCCAATAAGTAAAAATATTATGAGCCGTTGACTCACTTACTTGAAAAAGTAGTCCTAAGAGTTGAAAACTTATATTATGTCTTAAATAAACTAACGTTAGAACAATTTGTTCTTCTTCTGCTAATAAAGATGGACTTCCCGCACCAGGTTGATTAATTCTAATTTTTGTTTTTTCGTTCTCTTCTTTTTTTTTCTGATGAAGAAGCTTCCCTAGAGCAATCAATTGTTCCAATTGATTGTCATCAATTCCTAATAATCTTTTGGTTTGTTTAGGATATTTTTTTAGATAGCTCCAAGTGTAAGTTTCCATTCTTTTTTGAACTAATTATTCATTTTATTATACTATATTTCTTGATTTTATTAAATTATGGAGATGTCTAATAAAACCCATAAAGTTGCTATTATACATAACGACAGGTTTAACAATCTTAAAAGAAAGTATTGATTTAATAAATTTATCGTATAGAATATAGACAACGACTCTCAATATCTTAATATAAGTAATTAAGCTTGTTCTATAAAACCCGTCTATTGATAGGTCAATATAAAACAACCAACTCCTTATCATTCTTACTCACAAGCTGGCTAAGACTAAAAATCAAGGGACTTGGAGTTTTTTACACAAAATAACAAATTAAATCAATGGAAGCCAGTTCCGAGATTCAGTGCCATAAATGCCACGCTTGGGAATGCCAATCCAGTTTCTTCAATGAGGATATAATATGGACTGGGCTTTTCCTTCTCACACCACCCCTTATTCTGGCCATCAATCACCTCTGATCTTAGGCGTAGATGGTAATGAAGATAATTTATTGTTGTTAACTTACATCATACGACGTATGGGTTGCACGTTAATGACAGCAAACAATGGAAACTGCGTGTTTTCTTTAGTTAGGGACTATCAACCGAGTTTAATTCTATTAGATATTATTTTACCAGGATTAAGTGGGATTGAAGTCATTAAGCAACTTAAAAAAGATCAAACAACCAAAAATATACCCATTATTGCCGTTACAGGATTTGTTCATCCTCAAAAACGAGACTATCTTCTAGAAATCGGTTGTCAAGATTGTATTATTAAGCCTTATCTTCTTGAAGAAGTAGAAATCATGGTTTCTCGTTTTGTCACACAGCATTATTCATTGGCTTTGGCTCAAAAATGTCGTTAGTTAGGATTTTTTTTTTGAATGGATTCTGGATTACGAACTTTGGGGCATCCTTCTAAAACTGCAATAATACCCATTCGTCCCGTTTCTAGGGTGACATCGCTGAGTAAATCTTTGACCTCTACCCCAAGGATATCTTCAATTAATTGTTGCAACCGGGAACGGGTCAAGTTATCTAAACTATCACGAACCTGTTTAGCCAGAGGACCTTGTCCTTCTTCGGTTAAAAACTGTTCCGTGGGAGTGACAGAGTTTTCGATAATAATGGCTAATTTTTTTTCAAATAAATGACAAATGGTATGGCCTGGCTGATAGCCTAAATTTTTGCGATAAAAAGCCTGGATACTTTGAGAGAGCTTTCTCTCAAGTTGTCCACGGGTAGGATACTGATCAGTAGAAGAACTATCAATGTTCATAATATTGGCTTCTTAGAGATTAAGACTATCAGGGATTAGTCTAAAAATGTAATTATATAAGATCCTTATTCAACTAAGCCAGATCGTAAGGCACGAACTGCTGCTTGAGTGCGATCATTCGCACAAAGCTTATTTAGAATACTACGAACATGGGTTTTAACCGTTCCTACCGTCACAAAAAGTGCTTCAGCAATTTGAGCATTATTACATCCTGCTACGATTAATTCTAAGACTTCTAATTCTTTTGGGGTTAATGAAGAGCTATCAACCATTTTCTGAGTATCTGCATCGAGGGCTTCGATCGCTCTAGTGTCGTTGATGACTTCCTGTTCAGCATGGCTTTGGGTAGCAGACAATTGGTCAAATTGCATTTGCTCAAGCACCACACGAGCCACTGCTGGTTCAATCCAAGCATTACCCTCATGGGTAATTTTGATGGCATTAACCAGAGTTTCTAAGGTAACATCCTTAATACTATAAGAATCCGCCCCCGCAGCAAAGGCAGCCAAGACAGCATCTTTGCTAGTATTCATTGTCAAGATGAGGACTTTCGTGTTTAATAGTTCAGCGTCTTTTTGAGAGTGTTTGAGACGTTGGCTTAATTCGATGCCATCAATATCCGGTAATCCAATATCAATCACTGCCACATCTGGCTGAGTGTGGGTTAAAACTTCCCAACCATGACGACCATTAGCAGCTTCTCCCACCACTTCGATACCCCTGACTTGTTCCAATGCTGCATGAAGACCAATGCGAGTTAAATCATGGTCTTCTATTAAAACAACTCGGATACTATTCATAATGGTGCAAATCCTCCAACCATCAACCTCAAAATTAATTATATCAATTCTTTTTAATAAGCTAATCGTAACATTTCATCGCAATTTTCATGGGTATTAAATGGAGATTAAAGTTACAAAATCTCCCCACACTTCCCACACTCACTCAAGGGAATGATTAATCCACCTTGTTGAAAACTTTTGTTAAGGGGATCTTTGAGCCAAAGCTTATGTCATAAGAGAGATAACCATTTTGGAGAAAGTCTTTCTTAAAGGGGATCTATAGGAAAATTTCTATCTTATAATATAGGTATAATAGGATAATATTTTATTCTGATAATTTGATTAGCGATCTTCATCAAGTTGGCACTAACGATTGGTACGAGAAACTGCATAAAATTCCTTGATATGGAACAGACTCTCAACGTTTTAATTATTGATAATGATAAGGGGAATCGCCTAGCCATAGAGCGATCGCTAAAACAAATTGTGCCATTACTAAACTTGAGTAAAGTTGAGAGTCGCACAAAAGCACTCGCCTTACTCAAAGAAGTTTCTTTTAACTGTATATTTCTAGGTTCTTTATTATCCGATGGTGATGGATTAAGTCTGCTCAAAGAAATCCAAAACATGGGAGTTCAAGCTCCCTTGATTGTTCTTACCCCCCCAGAAAACAAGAAAATCACCCAAGAATTTATGGAATCAGGAGCATGGGACTATATTATTGAATCCATGATCTCTCCTGATATTCTCTTCAAAACCCTAAAAAATTCTATGCGTATCCACGAAGTAGAAAAAGAACTGAAAGTGACCAACCAACAGTTAAGGGAAAACAATAAAATTCTTAAACAGAAAAACAAAGAACTGAAACAGCAACAAGACCAAATTCACCTGAAAAATTTACAACTCCAAGAAGCATCTCGTCGACAATCTCAGTTTTTAGCCACCATTTCCCACGAACTCCGCACCCCCATGAATGCGATTATGGGATTTTCTCAACTGTTGTTGCGTCAATATCCTGATCCCCTCACTGATCAGCAAATAGATATCATTCAGCGTATTTTTAACAATAGTCAAAATCTTCTTACCCTCATCAATGAAGTCTTAGATTTTTCTAAGCTCGAAATCGGTCAAATGGATCTCAATATAGGAAAATTTGACCTAGATATTTTAGTGCGATTTACGGTTGAAGAATTATCCTCTTTGACATTAAATAAAAATCTTAGTTTAAATGTTGATATTCACCTCGCCAATAACCAAGTTATCAATGACAAAAATTTTCTAAAGCGGATTCTAATTAACCTGCTTTCCAATGCTATTAAATTTACCCCGGCTGGGGAAATTTGGGTTAAAGTGTGGGAAATGAACCCTGAACGTATTGCTATTACGATTGAAGATACAGGGGTTGGCATTGCCCCAGAACATCTAAAAACTATTTTTACTCCCTTTCACCAAGTGGATCAAACCCTGACCCGTCAACATTTAGGCACGGGGTTAGGATTAGCCATTGTTTACTCTTTAGTCAAAATGATGCAGGGTGAGATTCATGTTACCAGTCAACTTGAACAGGGTTCGGTGTTTCGAGTTGAAATTCCACGACGTTTATCCTCAAATTTGTAATGAATCACTATATCCTAGTCGTCGATGATATTCCTGATAATCTGTTGTTAATTCAGTTAGCCCTAGAACAAGATGGCCATCAACTGGTATCAGTAAATGATGGTTTTTCTGCCTTAGCTCAAATCGATCAATGTCCTCCAGATTTAATTTTACTCGATGTGATGATGCCAAGGATGGATGGCTATGAAGTTACCCAAAAAATTCGTCAAAATTCTCGCCTACCATATATCCCCATCCTTTTAATTACGGCTCATGAACAATCTAATGTGGTCAAAGGATTAGATACCGGGGCTGATGATTTTATTCGTAAACCGGTTCAAATTGATGAACTTCAAGCTAGGGTCAGATCCTTATTAAGATTGAAACAGAGTATTGATCAGCGAGAACATTTTGTTCATTGTCTAACCCACGATTTACGCACTCCTTTAGTGGCTGCTGATCGAATGTTAAGCTTAATCACACAGGGAGTTTTTGGAGAAATCACCCTCAAGACAAAAGATGCTCTGAACAATATTATCCGTAGTAATCAAAACTTGCTGGAGATGATTAATAAGCTTTTAGATGTTCATTCTTATGAAGAAGGACAAAAAAAGCTCAGTTGTATTACCTTTAACTTAAAAAACCTCCTGGAACAAATCATAACAGAACTGACTCCTTTAGCCCAAGAAAAAGCCTTAGAATTGCGTTGTGATTGGCAAGCTCCTTTAGAAGAAATTGACGGCGATCGCCAAGAACTGCGGCGGGTATTAACAAATCTAATCAGTAATGCCATTAAATTCACCGATACTGGTTATATTGAAGTAAGAGTATCTCTGTCTGTTGGAGATAACAAAGAAGATAATTGGTTAATTATTGAGATTGAAGATACAGGAATTGGCATTAGTTCTAAAGCTAAAGCTAAGATATTTAGGCGATTTTATCATAGTAATCATAAAGGGTTGGGATATGGCTTAGGACTCCATTTATGTCATCAAATTATTCAAGAACATGGCGGTAAAATCACCCTTGAATCTCAACTTGATCAAGGCAGCACATTCACCGTCGGCCTACCGATTCACTAAATTTGCATCCTGATTCTACCGTATAAATAATCTATCTTTAGATAGATTATTTTAAGCTTAAAATACTGATCTATTTATGGATTTTATAGGAATCATTAATATTTCAAAAGGTAGATGTTTTTTAAGAAAAAAGAAGTCATTAATAAAGTATATCCTATGGTCGTGATATATATTTGTACTTCCTCGATCCTTACTTAAAAGATCATTGACTAAGAATGCTAGGAACTACATTATTGTTGTTTAGCTGTGAATCATTATGAAATTACCATATTTAATTCTAAAAAAGATATTTCCTTTATCTTTGATGTTACTCATTTTTCCTTTAGCATCATGTCAGATAGAACAGGAAGAACAAGCTCAATTACCTGATGTTAATGTTGAGCCTGGACAATTGCCAGAATATGATATTCAAGGACCTGATGTCGATGTTGGCTTAACCACACGAACTGTGGTCGTACCTAAGGTCGTTGTTATACAGGATAAGGAAACTGTCGAAGTCCCCTACATTGATGTTAACGTCCCCGGAGCAGAAAATGAAGAACGTACCATAACCACTGAGGTACAAGTGCCGTCTGGGGGTTATAATCTCGAAATTCAAGGGATATATGTGGTGGATAATGATCTATGGGTCATCTCTCGCCTCACAGAAGAAAATCCCAACGCACCCAAGGCTGATGTAAGAATATCCGATCGCGTTGTTATTAATGCGCCTAGTATGCCTGTACAACAGTTTATTATTGGAGAATCTCCTGACGGCTCCTATAACGAACAATATACCTTTATTGATAGTCGTCAGCAAATTGCTTCTCAACTACAATCAGGAAAACAGCTATATGGAAATCAACAACAAGCGAGTCGATAAACGGGACACTATCTATTAATTTAAGATGAGGTGAGATCAGGCTTTCACCTCATCTATTTGTAGTTATTCAATACTTTTTATTTTTCTGTTATTCTGAATATTAACTAATATTTAATCATAGATTTATTTCTTTTGACAGATGAATAATTTATTAAAATAAAAGAATATAGTAATAGCAAAGCTGATAAAGAATGCAAAAAAGGTAAGAATACATCGGCTTTTAAATAGAGTTTTACTGACAGAATTAGGGTAAAAAAATATGAATAATTACACAACAAAACACGCTATTGGTACATTTGAGACGAGAGAAAACGCTGAAGCTGCCTTACACAAATTAAGAGACGAGGGTTTTAATATGGATAAAGTATCCATTATCACTCGTCATGACGAGTCTGATCGGGATTTCGCTGGTGCAGAGGTTAAATCCTCTGGAGAACAGGCTAAAGGCGGTGCTAAAGCCGGTGCAACAGCCGGTGCAGCCACTGGTGGTGTATTAGGACTAATCGGTGGTTTAGGGGTATTAGCGATTCCTGGTGTTGGTCCGGTTGCAGAACTTGGAGTTGTTTTAGCCAATACACTCCTAGGTGGAGGGATCGGTGCTGTTGGCGGTGGTTTAATCGGTGCATTAATCGGTTGGGGCGTTCCCGAAGACCAAGCAAAATACTATAATGATCGAGTCTCTGAAGGTCACTATCTCTTGCTGTTAGAAGGAACCACTCAAGAGGTTAATATGGCTGAATCAATCTTACAACGTCATCAAATTCGCAACTGGAACCTCTATGATGCTCCTACAGGTCATCCTGTCACTGGTCGAGTCGTATAAAATTTTAGAGTTTAAAAGCGCACGCCATCCCTTGCTTGAATCCTCCACAACTTGTGGGGGTTACTTTGTTTGGAACGGATTTTGTACCATTTGCTTATCAATTTTCTGGGTTAATTTATCCAATTCCATCACTTCCCCTTCACTCAGTCGCCAACCCATTGCTCCTAAATTTTGCTCCATTTGTTGATAGTTTTTTGCTCCAGGAATCGGAATAAATCCTTTACAAATACACCAATTAATAGCAACTTGCGCCATAGTTTTTTGTCTTTGAGTTGCAATGTCTTCTAACCCTTGTAATAAAGGACGAATTTTCGGTAACATTTGTCTAAAAAATAAACCCCGAAACCCCCTAGGAACCTTGCCGTTTTCTTGATATTTTCCAGTTAACAATCCTAAAGCTAAAGGACTATAAGCAATTAATTGTACCCCTAATTCATCACAGACTTCTTTAACCCCCAATTCCACCACAGGATAGGTGGATAATAAGGAATATTGTATCTGTAACGTCACAATCGGTATATCTCTTTCGGCAAACTTTTTAACAATTTGCTTGAGTCGTTGCGGCCCATAATTAGATAAACCAACCCCTTTCACTAACCCTTGTTCGTACAAGTCCCCTAACCCATCTAGTAACGGCCATTCTTGCCAAGGAAAATAATTGGCGGTTGGCCAGTGCATTTGAACTAAATCGATATTTCTGCCTAACCGTTGCGCTGAAGCTTTTCCTGCTTCTACCATAGAGTGACGAGTCCATCGCCAAGGATAAGCAGCTAATTTTGTGGCGATACAAATTTTATCCTGATTGGGTCCTTGGTACTCCTGAGTAAACTTTCCTAACAAGGTTTCGCTGCGTCCCTTGAGGGTTCCTGTTCCGTAAGAGTCCCCTGTATCAAATAAGATGACACCACGACTGACAGCTAAGTTAAACACTTGTTGTAAGTCTAGATCCATTGTCTGATCATAACCCCATAGAAAACGATTTCCCCAAGCCCAAGTACCACATCCCATCCGAGACAATGAAAGGGAAGAATTCACAGAAACAAAGGTTTCTTTCGTTTGATCTGAGTTTTGAGAGGGTTGGGTTGTCATCAGTTACTTGTTGAGTTAGTTATTACTCATCAGTTGAATATTAGCAATGTATCATTCGTGACAAAACTCACATTGTATTCCTAACACGCTCACTGTACCAATCGCAATAAACAGACATAATTTTTAAAGATTCTCATGAAAAGCTAAGGAGGAAACTTTAATGCTCAACTTATCTGATAGAGAAGTAAGACAGAAATTTTTGCAATGTAATTATTCTATTTTGTCCAGTTGTTTCTGGCATTTTCGTCAACACAAAGGAGAAGGATTATTAGTTGTTATTGTTGATGAATATGATGGCACGATCAAACTAGAATATGAAACGAATTTATCTGAGTTGTTTTCTGAGAGAACATTAAATAAAAAGGTTTATCCCAAGCTCAATAGCTATAATTATAATCAAGAGTTATTAGTAGGGTTTCAACTCAAGTCAGAACGAAAAAAGAACTCGGATAACTGCATTTTACATTCTGTTGGTTCTAGTAATTTTCCTGTTAAAATAGCTGCTGAAGTGGCTCATATTTTATTTCAAAATCTTCAATCTGAAGAAGCGTTATGTGCAGCTTAAGTAATCAATATTAAGTATTTATTCATGTTCTTACTTAATATTGATTACTAATTAAATTGGGTCATAACTTCCATTAACGAGGGGGTTCAGAAGCTTCTATGAGAAAATGTTCTCCATTTTGTTGATAAATCAGAACTTGCTCACCTCTAGCTAGTGAATTACTAGGATGATGAAATCTTAGTTTCGTTTTATCAGATAGCTCAATAAATAAAATACTACCATAGGGTCCAGATACTACTCCCGTAATCGTACCAACTTCATAGGGGGATTTTCTAGCAACACTCTCAGAATTAGAATTTTGCAGTGAAGAAGGTTGCTTGCTCGGTTCTGCGGGGGTAATTTTGGCAACAGAAACTAAGGCAATAATTGAAATTACGCCAACTAAAAATCCATTCATTTAATTGTCCTCAATGATGCAATGACTGAGGTTATTTCAGAAGTTCGTGACCTCAGTTATAACTATTTTTTCCCTTTCTTTTACTGTAGAAGTCACAGTTAACCTAAGCTATAAAAAGAAAATAAAATTTATGTATCAAAGATAATAATCTTAAGTATTATTTTAGTTTTATTTGTCTCTAAATATAGTAAGTTATATTAAATATAAGGAATATAAATTAAGATTTTCAGACGGATAAAAATAAGATTTTCCTATTTTCCTATTTTCCTATTTCAAAAGATGAGATTGATAAAATAAAATCGGACTTGTTAAACTAATAGAGATAAAATTTAAAGTTAAATATTCAAGATTATGCCAACTTGGTCAAAAGCGATCGCGCAACCAGCCGAAGAATTTCCCTTAAAACCCTTATCTATACTATCAGGAGAAATTCCCGATGGACTGAGAGGAAGTTTATACCGAAATGGACCAGCAAGACTAGAAAGAGGTGGCCAAAAAGTTGGCCATTGGTTTGATGGAGACGGAGCAATTTTAGCCATTCATTTAACCGAAGAAGGTGCAACTGCAACCTATCGCTATGTACAAACAAAAGGGT from Crocosphaera subtropica ATCC 51142 includes these protein-coding regions:
- a CDS encoding general stress protein, with protein sequence MNNYTTKHAIGTFETRENAEAALHKLRDEGFNMDKVSIITRHDESDRDFAGAEVKSSGEQAKGGAKAGATAGAATGGVLGLIGGLGVLAIPGVGPVAELGVVLANTLLGGGIGAVGGGLIGALIGWGVPEDQAKYYNDRVSEGHYLLLLEGTTQEVNMAESILQRHQIRNWNLYDAPTGHPVTGRVV
- a CDS encoding aldo/keto reductase — encoded protein: MTTQPSQNSDQTKETFVSVNSSLSLSRMGCGTWAWGNRFLWGYDQTMDLDLQQVFNLAVSRGVILFDTGDSYGTGTLKGRSETLLGKFTQEYQGPNQDKICIATKLAAYPWRWTRHSMVEAGKASAQRLGRNIDLVQMHWPTANYFPWQEWPLLDGLGDLYEQGLVKGVGLSNYGPQRLKQIVKKFAERDIPIVTLQIQYSLLSTYPVVELGVKEVCDELGVQLIAYSPLALGLLTGKYQENGKVPRGFRGLFFRQMLPKIRPLLQGLEDIATQRQKTMAQVAINWCICKGFIPIPGAKNYQQMEQNLGAMGWRLSEGEVMELDKLTQKIDKQMVQNPFQTK
- a CDS encoding ATP-binding response regulator translates to MEQTLNVLIIDNDKGNRLAIERSLKQIVPLLNLSKVESRTKALALLKEVSFNCIFLGSLLSDGDGLSLLKEIQNMGVQAPLIVLTPPENKKITQEFMESGAWDYIIESMISPDILFKTLKNSMRIHEVEKELKVTNQQLRENNKILKQKNKELKQQQDQIHLKNLQLQEASRRQSQFLATISHELRTPMNAIMGFSQLLLRQYPDPLTDQQIDIIQRIFNNSQNLLTLINEVLDFSKLEIGQMDLNIGKFDLDILVRFTVEELSSLTLNKNLSLNVDIHLANNQVINDKNFLKRILINLLSNAIKFTPAGEIWVKVWEMNPERIAITIEDTGVGIAPEHLKTIFTPFHQVDQTLTRQHLGTGLGLAIVYSLVKMMQGEIHVTSQLEQGSVFRVEIPRRLSSNL
- a CDS encoding CsbD family protein, whose amino-acid sequence is MSTQDRVEATKSNIEGKAQEAMGEITGDPQDKAKGEAKQEKAKAQHAVEDAKDKVKQALD
- a CDS encoding response regulator; translation: MDWAFPSHTTPYSGHQSPLILGVDGNEDNLLLLTYIIRRMGCTLMTANNGNCVFSLVRDYQPSLILLDIILPGLSGIEVIKQLKKDQTTKNIPIIAVTGFVHPQKRDYLLEIGCQDCIIKPYLLEEVEIMVSRFVTQHYSLALAQKCR
- a CDS encoding DUF2294 domain-containing protein, which encodes MNIDSSSTDQYPTRGQLERKLSQSIQAFYRKNLGYQPGHTICHLFEKKLAIIIENSVTPTEQFLTEEGQGPLAKQVRDSLDNLTRSRLQQLIEDILGVEVKDLLSDVTLETGRMGIIAVLEGCPKVRNPESIQKKNPN
- a CDS encoding hybrid sensor histidine kinase/response regulator; this encodes MNHYILVVDDIPDNLLLIQLALEQDGHQLVSVNDGFSALAQIDQCPPDLILLDVMMPRMDGYEVTQKIRQNSRLPYIPILLITAHEQSNVVKGLDTGADDFIRKPVQIDELQARVRSLLRLKQSIDQREHFVHCLTHDLRTPLVAADRMLSLITQGVFGEITLKTKDALNNIIRSNQNLLEMINKLLDVHSYEEGQKKLSCITFNLKNLLEQIITELTPLAQEKALELRCDWQAPLEEIDGDRQELRRVLTNLISNAIKFTDTGYIEVRVSLSVGDNKEDNWLIIEIEDTGIGISSKAKAKIFRRFYHSNHKGLGYGLGLHLCHQIIQEHGGKITLESQLDQGSTFTVGLPIH
- a CDS encoding response regulator transcription factor — translated: MNSIRVVLIEDHDLTRIGLHAALEQVRGIEVVGEAANGRHGWEVLTHTQPDVAVIDIGLPDIDGIELSQRLKHSQKDAELLNTKVLILTMNTSKDAVLAAFAAGADSYSIKDVTLETLVNAIKITHEGNAWIEPAVARVVLEQMQFDQLSATQSHAEQEVINDTRAIEALDADTQKMVDSSSLTPKELEVLELIVAGCNNAQIAEALFVTVGTVKTHVRSILNKLCANDRTQAAVRALRSGLVE
- a CDS encoding DUF3177 family protein encodes the protein MEDLWFQPFIWTDYRLAVLFTVIIPLILTIWALMKQVDAIGRLLIIYWRVASLLLITVYLLAPGWVGENTPFEAFCGQIGFITGLAARILIPVSLWFWVDLNDEIKDLPWSFLKLMVTSWRWAVTVYGSISAIVHVPFLSCAMSGSTLETPFCQVWLQAPVGYWSMVHGDATPGFMGFMGLLGLSIYVLYFAYFLLVRLGKQGRSALEH
- a CDS encoding helix-turn-helix domain-containing protein; the encoded protein is METYTWSYLKKYPKQTKRLLGIDDNQLEQLIALGKLLHQKKKEENEKTKIRINQPGAGSPSLLAEEEQIVLTLVYLRHNISFQLLGLLFQVSESTAHNIFTYWQTLFEGELPPSLLEQIKKFQEEKEIVLEMLTDYELIVDSAEQAIERPSDYQEQKKYYCGATPAIRNRLGNAHQETG
- a CDS encoding transposase family protein, whose protein sequence is MPKAEDIIDVVIGKPGPTSDINICRQTLNKFKINQTFSADKAYIGETQIITPHKKTKKRELTEAQIKENKALSSNRIFVEHLIRVVKVFKVVQERFRLHKSRYKSVLLTVCGLVRLRISSLILKIIESSQSGEVIDVIMSHSFMSKLELIPSTPY